ACATCGCGGATCCCCTGAAGATCCGAGCGAGCAGACCGTACAAGGACGCGGTCGCCGTGGTCTTCGAGGGGATCGATTCTGTGGAGGCTGCCGGGGCCCTGCGCGGCGCCGCCCTCAAGATCGCGGCCGATGACCTGCCCCTACTCCCCGAGGGAACCTACTATCACTACCAGTTGATCGGGTGCGAGGTGCTCGACGCGGACGGGGAGTCGCTCGGCCGGGTCGGCTCGATTCTCACGACGGGGAGCAAC
This genomic stretch from Candidatus Eisenbacteria bacterium harbors:
- the rimM gene encoding 16S rRNA processing protein RimM, with amino-acid sequence MGARPAADRLVIVGLVRRPIGLRGEVSVEPTGDRRDRFSPGTTLWVDDIADPLKIRASRPYKDAVAVVFEGIDSVEAAGALRGAALKIAADDLPLLPEGTYYHYQLIGCEVLDADGESLGRVGSILTTGSN